The sequence below is a genomic window from Aureispira sp. CCB-E.
ATTTATCTTGATAACTATCGCCAAATTTTCCAGCCATCATAGGAGCGGGAATATTGACCCAAAGCACCCCATTATCTAGTATAGGGGTAGTAATAATATCAGGATTATGCTCCATTTGGAGTTGAACAATGTGAAAGGGTAGTTTTATCTTTTGCATGTAATAATCTATTGATTTGAGAATCTTAATTCTTCTCTTTTCAGGATTGTATAGAAACTAGAACTAAGTAGGGCAACTTTGTAAATATACAAGATTTAAAAAGAACCAATGCGAAGTTGCTGGATGAATTAAAACAAATATAAATAAAAGAATAAAGAAGGATAAATCAAATTTTTATTTACATTTGGGGGCATTTTAAGCAAGTCTACAACTAGATAAAATATATTATGTCAATTAATGCCTTGAGCAACAATTTTTTAATGATGTCAAAATAGTGTGTAGATACTTAAATAGTATTTTTTTAAATTTTATATAAAAACTAAAACCATGAAAAAAATTACACTGACAGCATTCGCTGTTGTTGCATTTTTATGCCAACTACAGGCACAAATCTACTCTGGAGTAGCAGAATCTCATTATGCAGGAGAACTTGGATTGGGGATTAACCCCGCCAACGTTGTCACTCCTTATTTCAAAGCTGATGTTAGTTTTATTGGATATAATTTATCGTTTGTTAACGACTATGCTAGTATTAGTCAAGATAGTCTTTTTAATGGAAGAGGAGACTTTTTTGATCGATTGACCTATAAAGATAATGGGAGCGACCAAGCAAATTTAGCTTTTAATGGTGAAATTAATTTGGTAAGCGGTCTAGTTTCTATTAATGATAAAATGGGAATAGGCTTTGGTATCAAAAGTAAGTTCTCTTTGAATGCAAGAGGAATTAATAAAGACCTAATTCGAATGAGTGCTTCTGGGTTGGAAGATTCTACTTATTATGGTTTTTCTTATCAAGATGATTATTCTTATTTGTCGGCAATGGCTTGGAATGAGTATAGCGTTACGTTTGGAGCTGAGATTTTCCAAAAAGATAATCATTATGTAAAAGTAGGAGGGGCATTGAAATTGTTGCAAAGTGTCGGTTCTTTTTACGTACATGCAAGAGATATTTCTTATGAGTTTTATAACTCAGACACGATAATTAATGCTTCAGGACAAATTTCTTTTGGAGGAAATGAAGCATTTTTAGATGCCTTTAATGGAAGAGGTTTCCCTAATTTCCAAAATCAATTTAGTGGTGGAAACTTTGGGTTTGCAGTTGATTTTGGAGGTGTCTATGAATACCGACCAGACAGCGAACAAGAATATAAATTGAAAGTAGGGTTATCGTTTCATGACATTGGTTTTGTGGCAATGTCCAAAGATCAAACATCTTCTAATACAGTAACATTTAAAAACTCAACATTTGATGTTAATATGTTTGATGGTATCCAATATCTTTATAATATCAATGATATTATTATCCAAGATACCAGCCAATTTAATCATAATCAAGGAGAAGATAGTTATTTGATGCAAACACCTTCAAGAATGAATCTTTTTGTGGATTACAAAGTCATCAAAGGATTTTATGTTTCATTCTTGAGCGAAATTTCTTTGTACGACAGAAATAATCCTTACAAAGTAGTCGGAATCAATTCATTTCAGTTAACACCAAGATATGACTTTAAATGGTTTGGTTTCTCTATGCCTATTTCTTATGTTCAAAACTCAGGCTTTCACTTGGGCTTAGGATTTAGAGCAGGGCCTGTATTTGTAGGGTCATCCAACATATTGGATTTATTTGCGCTAGGTAATAAATTAGATAAATTCAACGCTTACTTTGGCTTTAGAGTACCTTTGTATAAAAAATTGAAGTAATCTGTATTGTATAATTTTTTCTGAACGATTACTTACATAAAAATGGCTCCTTGTTAATAGAATAAGGAGCCATTTTTTTATAAATTTTTCAACGAATGCTATTGATTAAAAATAGCCAAAGAGTACTCATTTGTTTTGAGTTGTAAATAAACTTCTTGGGTGTACAAATCCCTCAATCCATTGGGAGTTACTTTGAATCGATGTTCTTCTAAGTGTGCAATTTTTAAATCTTCCCATGCTTCATTGGGCAATGGTTGATGTAACACGATCTGTTGATCTTGGTCTTTGTATGAAAGTTCCCAAGAACCTTCCAAGACAACCGATTCGCCAGAAGGCTTTGATACACTATATCGGTAAGTGTAGGTAGAGTCTAAAATTAAATCTTTAAAACCAGTGACACTATTGCTCGTTTGATAGGTTCCAGGCAAGGTGTCATTTCGATTAGAGGGAGTTTGGGAATAGGCTTGACCTTGTGATGTCGTGGAAGAGGAAGGGAGAGGAGAAGGCGTTACTGTCCAAAATTGCATATAAAAACACAAAAAAATAGCAGTTGCTAAAACTCCATAGGTAGCATTTTTCATGATAACGAGTGATTTATGTAAGTGAATAGGAAGCTTGTCCAAATTACTAAGTATAAGCCTCAGAATGTGTTTTAGAGATGTTAATTTTTTTTTAAGGGATGTTAAGAGGTAAGGAGAAAATTAGTACAGGGTGGAATATATGAATTGAGCATTGTCTTATTTTGTTTGTCATAACTAACGTTAACGCTACAGGTTGCTGACAAAGTTTTATGAATCGCACTGGATATTTTGATTATAAATCACTAAATTAGCTACAACAGCCTCAAAAAAAGCACAGAAAGCTTTTTTGAAAAAATCTCCCTTTATTTTATAAAATAGATTGCCCAATTATGGATGAATTCGAACAGAATCAAGAATTTTTAGAAAGTGTATTGGAATTGCCTTGCCCCAATTGTGGGAGTGAATTGAGCTACTCTGCTAGCAAAAAACAAATCAACTGTGATCATTGTGGTTTTGTCAAACCTTATGACCAAGCCAATGACTTAGTAGAGGAACAGTCGTTAGAACATGCTGTTCAATCAATGTCTTATTTTACACCTCAAGAAATACATAAAAAAGTAATTGATTGCAACAACTGTGGTTCTCGAATTATGATAGAGGATGATAAAGTGTCTGTTCGTTGTAACTTTTGCGGTTCTGAAAAAGTGAATGAATCGGCTCTAGAGAAAAACTTAATTCAACCACAGGGAATTATTCCTTTTCAAGTAGATGCCAAAGAGGCAAAAAAGAAATTTCAAGATTGGATAAAAGAGGGCTGGTTCAAACCCAATAAACTACAGACTTTGGCTGAATTGGGTGATGTACATGGCATTTATGTTCCCTTTTGGACATACGATACGAAGACCTATACGAAATGGTCGGGCGAAGCGGGATATTATTATTATGAAACAGAACACTACACCGATAGTGATGGAGAATCTCAAACC
It includes:
- a CDS encoding DUF5723 family protein, with amino-acid sequence MKKITLTAFAVVAFLCQLQAQIYSGVAESHYAGELGLGINPANVVTPYFKADVSFIGYNLSFVNDYASISQDSLFNGRGDFFDRLTYKDNGSDQANLAFNGEINLVSGLVSINDKMGIGFGIKSKFSLNARGINKDLIRMSASGLEDSTYYGFSYQDDYSYLSAMAWNEYSVTFGAEIFQKDNHYVKVGGALKLLQSVGSFYVHARDISYEFYNSDTIINASGQISFGGNEAFLDAFNGRGFPNFQNQFSGGNFGFAVDFGGVYEYRPDSEQEYKLKVGLSFHDIGFVAMSKDQTSSNTVTFKNSTFDVNMFDGIQYLYNINDIIIQDTSQFNHNQGEDSYLMQTPSRMNLFVDYKVIKGFYVSFLSEISLYDRNNPYKVVGINSFQLTPRYDFKWFGFSMPISYVQNSGFHLGLGFRAGPVFVGSSNILDLFALGNKLDKFNAYFGFRVPLYKKLK